Proteins encoded in a region of the Streptomyces sp. NBC_01298 genome:
- a CDS encoding MFS transporter translates to MTAPAPSPAPGVRLGTAQGRWIVLTTVLGSAMALLDSTVVNVALPAIGRDLGADLAVLQWTVNAYLLTLAGLILVGGALGDRFGRRRIFVLGVVWFAAGSLLCGIAPNAGVLIAARALQGVGGALLTPGSLALIQGSVHPDDRARAVGLWSGFGGVGAAVGPFLGGWLVDGPGWRWVFLLNVPVAALCVPVALRHVPESRDPTAHGRFDVAGAVLGAASLALLTYALIEARSGTALVAGAAVGGVLLAGLFVVVERRRTDPMVPPDIFSSRQFTAVNLVTLCVYAAFGGFFFLVVLQLQVVSGYSALGAGAALLPTTALMLLLSARSAQLGERIGPRIPLTAGPLLCAAGMLLMLRVGREASYVRDVLPALLVMGLGMAALVAPLTATVLSSVDPGRAGLASGVNNAAARAAGLLAVAALPLLAGMGPDAYLSAGAFDAAFGRAMFWCAGVLVAGACLAWATVRSPAPGACHPQCRTNCAVTAPPLEPPGAAER, encoded by the coding sequence ATGACCGCCCCCGCCCCGTCCCCCGCCCCCGGGGTGCGCCTCGGCACCGCGCAGGGCCGGTGGATCGTGCTGACCACCGTGCTCGGGTCCGCCATGGCGCTGCTCGACTCGACCGTGGTCAATGTGGCCCTCCCCGCCATCGGCCGGGACCTCGGCGCCGATCTGGCCGTGCTCCAGTGGACGGTCAACGCCTACCTGCTGACCCTCGCGGGCCTGATCCTGGTCGGCGGAGCCCTCGGGGACCGGTTCGGGCGGCGCCGGATCTTCGTGCTCGGGGTGGTGTGGTTCGCGGCCGGCTCCCTGCTGTGCGGGATCGCGCCGAACGCCGGGGTGCTCATCGCCGCCCGCGCCCTGCAGGGCGTCGGCGGGGCGCTGCTGACGCCCGGTTCCCTCGCGCTGATCCAGGGGTCCGTCCATCCGGACGACCGGGCCCGGGCGGTGGGCCTGTGGTCGGGTTTCGGCGGGGTGGGCGCGGCCGTGGGGCCGTTCCTCGGCGGCTGGCTGGTGGACGGGCCCGGCTGGCGCTGGGTGTTCCTGCTGAACGTGCCGGTGGCCGCGCTCTGCGTCCCGGTCGCGCTGCGGCACGTACCGGAATCGCGGGATCCGACGGCGCACGGGCGGTTCGACGTGGCCGGGGCGGTCCTCGGCGCGGCCTCGCTCGCCCTGCTGACCTACGCGCTCATCGAGGCCCGGTCGGGCACCGCGCTCGTGGCGGGCGCCGCCGTGGGCGGTGTGCTGCTGGCCGGTCTGTTCGTGGTGGTCGAGCGGCGGCGGACCGATCCGATGGTGCCGCCGGACATCTTCTCCTCGCGCCAGTTCACCGCCGTCAACCTGGTCACCCTGTGCGTGTACGCGGCCTTCGGCGGGTTCTTCTTCCTCGTAGTGCTCCAGCTCCAGGTGGTGTCCGGGTACTCCGCCCTGGGCGCCGGGGCCGCCCTGCTGCCCACCACGGCGCTGATGCTGCTGCTGTCGGCCCGCTCCGCGCAGCTCGGGGAGCGGATCGGCCCGCGGATCCCGCTGACCGCGGGACCGCTGCTGTGCGCGGCGGGGATGCTGCTGATGCTTCGGGTGGGCCGCGAGGCCTCGTACGTACGGGACGTGCTGCCGGCGCTGCTGGTGATGGGCCTGGGCATGGCGGCCCTGGTGGCCCCGCTGACGGCGACCGTCCTGTCCTCGGTGGACCCCGGCCGGGCGGGTCTGGCCAGCGGCGTCAACAACGCGGCCGCGCGCGCCGCCGGGCTCCTCGCGGTGGCCGCGCTGCCGCTGCTGGCCGGGATGGGGCCGGACGCGTACCTGTCGGCCGGCGCCTTCGACGCGGCCTTCGGGCGGGCGATGTTCTGGTGCGCGGGGGTGCTGGTGGCCGGGGCGTGCCTGGCCTGGGCGACCGTACGCTCCCCCGCGCCCGGCGCCTGTCACCCGCAGTGCCGTACGAACTGCGCGGTGACCGCTCCGCCGCTCGAACCCCCGGGAGCGGCGGAGCGGTGA
- a CDS encoding S8 family serine peptidase, with protein sequence MAPSDSRRSSRARLRPLRAGLAALTAALLLPLGAGVAAAAPDPAPAPGTAERKIEPELRAQLDGSAKAVFWVYLDSAADLTAAAAQPTRAAKAGTVLRLKKEQAARSQTEVIKAIEGTRAEYTSYWIVNAVRVVGTEKLATALAQRPEVARIDADDRIALAKPAEGSREKTAADAVEWNVDRIKAPQVWDQLGVRGEGIVVANIDSGVDFTHPAVAGKYRGKGADGSYDHNYNWFDPAGVCPTAAPCDNNDHGTHTMGTMVGDDGGANRTGVAPGAKWIAAKGCETTSCSEASLLAAGQWIVAPTDLNGQNPRPDLAPHIVNNSWGGPGADTWYQQIVDTWRAAGIFPAFSNGNSGPGCATSGSPGDYASSYSSGAFDINGAIASFSSRGAGPGGILKPNIAAPGVNVRSSVPGGGYASFSGTSMASPHTAAAVALLWSAAPALEGDIAQTEALLDGTAQDTDSSQCGGSAADNNVFGEGKLDVLAAVNAAPRGALGALAGTVRSGGQPVAGVKVAADGPIDRTTTTAADGTYRFPTLSVGSYALTASKFGYGQQGATVEVTEDATATGDIDLVQADSGKLTGTVSAAAGPVSGAVVSVADTPVTATTDAQGRFEVTLPNGAYTVDATHSSRCLTAGSAAVTVAGDTTVAVNLPERTDGYGYACAASSGGPYQPGDRRLALTGDNTTERVDLPFPLPLYGKTYGQAWIGTNGTVSLGGNNTGDVNGDIPSTATPNAALYPFWDDLVVGADGSGSGVFTAVTGTAPHRSYVIEWREVSHWSAQSDKFSFSAAIGEDGTVRYAYKGTGGAGIKGGSTATVGVENATGTDAYKYSFNTPVITDGLSVSFRTTKSGVVAGRVLDANDGNGLAGATVTVGTGATAVSATTAADGGYVVQSPSGARELAVTAAQYEPAAATVDVKAADVTEVTRSLRTGKVTASKPAVEIVLPPGQKRTRTLDLANPGLGTAFTAAEDAAWLTVTPGAGNLPTGGKAPLALSVDTTGLTPGTVLTADLKITSASGRTPVLTVPVKLVVPRYQVALDAGSTGASTDSLGDGWSPDRKYTTGSYGYQGNGSSQSTSRTIAGTEDQKLFRNAREGMYEYRFDNVPNGTYTVELGFAELSSTKPNKRVFDVLAENTQVLPSLDIALEAGPYTALTRTYTVTVTDGTLNVRFVTHTGFGKPLLNSLRVTDRPDKS encoded by the coding sequence GTGGCCCCAAGCGACAGCCGACGATCCTCCCGAGCACGATTACGACCCCTGCGCGCGGGGCTCGCCGCCCTCACCGCGGCCCTGCTCCTGCCCCTCGGCGCGGGCGTGGCCGCCGCCGCCCCCGATCCGGCCCCCGCTCCGGGCACGGCCGAGCGCAAGATCGAGCCGGAGCTGCGGGCCCAGCTCGACGGCTCCGCCAAGGCGGTCTTCTGGGTCTACCTCGACAGCGCCGCCGACCTCACCGCCGCGGCCGCCCAGCCGACCCGCGCCGCGAAGGCCGGGACGGTGCTGCGGCTCAAGAAGGAGCAGGCCGCGCGGAGCCAGACCGAGGTGATCAAGGCCATCGAGGGCACCCGGGCCGAGTACACCTCGTACTGGATCGTCAACGCGGTCCGCGTCGTCGGCACCGAGAAGCTCGCCACCGCCCTCGCCCAGCGCCCCGAGGTCGCCCGGATCGACGCCGACGACCGGATCGCCCTGGCGAAGCCCGCCGAGGGCAGCCGGGAGAAGACCGCCGCCGACGCCGTCGAGTGGAACGTCGACCGGATCAAGGCACCGCAGGTCTGGGACCAGCTCGGCGTGCGCGGCGAGGGCATCGTCGTCGCCAACATCGACAGCGGCGTGGACTTCACCCACCCCGCCGTGGCCGGCAAGTACCGCGGCAAGGGCGCGGACGGGTCCTACGACCACAACTACAACTGGTTCGACCCGGCCGGGGTGTGCCCCACGGCCGCCCCCTGCGACAACAACGACCACGGCACCCACACCATGGGCACGATGGTCGGCGACGACGGCGGCGCCAACCGGACCGGCGTCGCCCCGGGAGCGAAGTGGATCGCCGCCAAGGGCTGCGAGACCACCTCCTGCTCCGAGGCCTCGCTGCTCGCCGCGGGCCAGTGGATCGTCGCCCCGACCGACCTGAACGGCCAGAACCCGCGCCCCGACCTGGCCCCCCACATCGTCAACAACTCCTGGGGCGGCCCCGGCGCGGACACCTGGTACCAGCAGATCGTCGACACCTGGCGGGCCGCCGGCATCTTCCCCGCCTTCTCCAACGGCAACTCCGGACCCGGCTGCGCCACCAGCGGATCGCCCGGTGACTACGCGAGCTCCTACAGCTCCGGCGCCTTCGACATCAACGGCGCCATCGCCTCCTTCTCCTCGCGCGGCGCGGGCCCCGGCGGGATCCTCAAGCCGAACATCGCGGCCCCCGGCGTGAACGTGCGCTCCTCCGTCCCCGGCGGCGGCTACGCGTCCTTCTCCGGCACCTCCATGGCCTCCCCGCACACCGCCGCGGCCGTGGCCCTGCTCTGGTCCGCCGCGCCCGCCCTCGAAGGCGACATCGCGCAGACCGAAGCGCTGCTCGACGGCACCGCGCAGGACACCGACAGCAGCCAGTGCGGTGGGAGCGCCGCCGACAACAACGTCTTCGGCGAGGGCAAGCTCGACGTGCTCGCCGCCGTCAACGCGGCCCCGCGCGGAGCCCTCGGCGCGCTCGCCGGCACCGTCCGCTCCGGCGGGCAGCCCGTAGCCGGGGTGAAGGTCGCCGCCGACGGCCCCATCGACCGTACGACGACCACCGCCGCCGACGGCACGTACCGCTTCCCCACCCTGTCCGTGGGCTCGTACGCGCTCACCGCGTCGAAGTTCGGCTACGGGCAGCAAGGTGCGACCGTGGAGGTGACCGAGGACGCCACCGCCACCGGTGACATCGACCTCGTCCAGGCGGACTCCGGGAAGCTCACCGGCACCGTCTCGGCAGCCGCGGGCCCGGTCTCCGGCGCCGTGGTGAGCGTGGCGGACACCCCGGTGACCGCGACCACCGACGCCCAGGGCCGCTTCGAGGTCACCCTGCCGAACGGCGCCTACACCGTGGACGCCACCCACTCCTCGCGCTGCCTCACCGCCGGATCGGCCGCGGTCACCGTCGCCGGGGACACCACCGTCGCGGTGAACCTGCCCGAACGCACCGACGGCTACGGCTACGCCTGCGCCGCCTCGAGCGGCGGCCCGTACCAGCCGGGCGACCGGCGGCTCGCGCTGACCGGCGACAACACCACCGAGCGCGTCGACCTGCCCTTCCCGCTGCCGCTCTACGGCAAGACGTACGGGCAGGCCTGGATCGGCACGAACGGCACGGTCAGCCTCGGCGGCAACAACACCGGGGACGTCAACGGGGACATCCCGAGCACGGCCACGCCCAACGCGGCGCTGTACCCGTTCTGGGACGACCTGGTCGTTGGCGCCGACGGCAGCGGATCCGGCGTCTTCACGGCGGTCACCGGCACCGCGCCGCACCGCAGCTACGTCATCGAGTGGCGCGAGGTGTCGCACTGGTCGGCGCAGTCCGACAAGTTCTCCTTCTCGGCGGCGATCGGCGAGGACGGCACCGTCCGGTACGCCTACAAGGGCACCGGCGGCGCCGGCATCAAGGGCGGCTCCACCGCCACGGTCGGCGTGGAGAACGCGACCGGCACCGACGCCTACAAGTACTCCTTCAACACGCCCGTGATCACGGACGGCCTGTCCGTCTCCTTCCGCACCACCAAGAGCGGGGTCGTGGCCGGCCGGGTGCTGGACGCGAACGACGGCAACGGCCTCGCCGGAGCCACCGTCACCGTCGGCACGGGCGCCACCGCGGTCTCCGCCACCACGGCGGCCGACGGCGGGTACGTGGTCCAGAGCCCCTCGGGAGCGCGGGAACTCGCCGTGACCGCCGCCCAGTACGAGCCCGCGGCGGCCACCGTGGACGTCAAGGCGGCCGACGTCACCGAGGTGACCCGGTCCCTGCGCACCGGCAAGGTGACCGCGTCGAAGCCGGCGGTGGAGATCGTCCTGCCGCCCGGCCAGAAACGGACGCGGACCCTCGACCTCGCCAACCCCGGTCTCGGTACGGCCTTCACGGCCGCCGAGGACGCGGCCTGGCTCACGGTGACCCCGGGCGCCGGGAACCTCCCGACGGGCGGGAAGGCCCCGCTCGCCCTGTCCGTGGACACCACGGGCCTGACCCCGGGCACCGTCCTGACGGCCGACCTGAAGATCACCTCGGCCAGCGGCCGGACCCCGGTGCTCACCGTCCCCGTCAAGCTCGTCGTCCCGCGCTACCAGGTCGCCCTGGACGCCGGCTCCACCGGCGCGAGCACGGACTCGCTGGGCGACGGCTGGTCTCCGGACCGCAAGTACACGACGGGCTCGTACGGCTACCAGGGCAACGGCTCCTCCCAGTCCACCAGCCGCACGATCGCGGGCACGGAGGACCAGAAGCTCTTCCGCAACGCGCGTGAGGGCATGTACGAGTACCGCTTCGACAACGTCCCCAACGGCACCTACACCGTGGAACTCGGCTTCGCGGAGCTCTCCTCCACCAAGCCGAACAAGCGCGTCTTCGACGTCCTGGCGGAGAACACCCAGGTACTGCCCTCCCTGGACATCGCCCTGGAGGCGGGCCCGTACACGGCCCTGACCCGCACCTACACGGTCACGGTCACGGACGGCACCCTGAACGTCCGCTTCGTCACCCACACCGGATTCGGCAAACCCCTGCTCAACTCCCTGCGCGTGACGGACCGCCCCGACAAGAGCTGA
- a CDS encoding glycosyl hydrolase family 28-related protein, with the protein MPPRRAARPAAASRRAVPARSGAVLAALAASALGLGALGAGAAEARPAAADPAPPTAVTRAALDPALAEGRGARVDFAEQEAENAATSGTLIGPDRTAYSLPAEASGRKAVKLVPGQYVEFTLPAAADAITVRYSLPDAPAGGGITAPLDVTVNGKNRRSMTLTSQYSWLYNQYPFSNDPQAGLLHPDWWITECGCVPAATTPAPVIAKPFRPTHMYDEQRLLLGRTYRAGDTIRLTVPAGSPAAWTVIDLLDSQRVGAPHVEAAAANALLFGADPTGRRDSADAIDRAIAFAKRHRLPVYLPPGTYQVNRHIIVDGVTVTGAGSWYTTVKGKGVGFYGKEAADGGSRGVHLSRFAIEGDVRERVDTDQVNGVGGAMSDSTVDSLYIHHTKVGLWFDGPMGNVKVTRNVIADQIADGLNFHTGVTDSLVRDNFVRNTGDDGLAMWAEKTTNARNTFDHNTVQSPTLANGIAIYGGADTTVSANLVADPVREGSALHVGSRFGAEPFTGGLRIDGNTTVRAGTYELNWNIGLGAIWFYALDRSIDQADIQVTGNSFLDSTYNAVMLVSDWPVKDKVRIENVHFKDVRVDGTGTSVVSARVAGSASFENVDARGVGAVGVNNCGSFNFPATGSEFTLVDRGGNDGGGTTGPWLAGWELPNTITCDDRPPVVAPPAPSPW; encoded by the coding sequence ATGCCCCCAAGAAGAGCCGCACGCCCCGCCGCAGCAAGCAGAAGAGCCGTCCCCGCACGGTCCGGCGCCGTCCTCGCGGCGCTCGCCGCGTCCGCCCTCGGCCTCGGCGCCCTGGGCGCGGGCGCGGCCGAGGCCCGGCCCGCGGCCGCGGACCCCGCGCCGCCCACGGCCGTCACCCGCGCCGCCCTCGACCCCGCACTGGCCGAGGGCCGCGGCGCCCGGGTGGACTTCGCCGAGCAGGAGGCGGAGAACGCCGCCACCTCCGGCACGCTCATCGGTCCCGACCGCACCGCGTACTCCCTGCCCGCCGAGGCCTCCGGCCGCAAGGCCGTGAAGCTGGTTCCGGGCCAGTACGTGGAGTTCACCCTGCCCGCCGCGGCCGACGCGATCACCGTCCGCTACAGCCTGCCCGACGCCCCGGCGGGCGGCGGCATCACCGCCCCCCTCGACGTCACGGTCAACGGCAAGAACCGCCGCTCCATGACGCTGACCTCGCAGTACTCCTGGCTCTACAACCAGTACCCCTTCAGCAACGACCCGCAGGCCGGCCTCCTGCACCCCGACTGGTGGATCACCGAGTGCGGCTGCGTCCCGGCGGCCACCACCCCGGCCCCGGTCATCGCCAAGCCGTTCCGGCCCACCCACATGTACGACGAGCAGCGCCTGCTCCTGGGCCGCACCTACCGGGCGGGCGACACGATCCGGCTCACCGTCCCGGCCGGCAGCCCCGCCGCCTGGACGGTGATCGACCTCCTCGACTCGCAGCGCGTCGGCGCCCCGCACGTGGAGGCGGCCGCCGCGAACGCCCTCCTCTTCGGCGCGGACCCGACGGGCCGCCGCGACTCCGCCGACGCCATCGACCGGGCCATCGCCTTCGCCAAGCGCCACCGGCTGCCCGTCTACCTGCCGCCGGGCACCTACCAGGTCAACCGCCACATCATCGTGGACGGGGTCACCGTCACCGGCGCCGGCAGCTGGTACACCACCGTCAAGGGCAAGGGCGTCGGCTTCTACGGCAAGGAGGCCGCGGACGGCGGCAGCCGCGGCGTCCACCTCTCCCGCTTCGCCATCGAGGGCGACGTCCGCGAGCGCGTGGACACCGACCAGGTCAACGGGGTCGGCGGCGCGATGAGCGACTCCACCGTCGACTCCCTCTACATCCACCACACCAAGGTCGGCCTCTGGTTCGACGGCCCGATGGGCAACGTGAAGGTCACCCGCAACGTCATCGCCGACCAGATCGCCGACGGCCTGAACTTCCACACCGGGGTCACCGACTCCCTCGTCCGGGACAACTTCGTCCGCAACACGGGCGACGACGGCCTCGCCATGTGGGCGGAGAAGACCACGAACGCCCGCAACACCTTCGACCACAACACCGTGCAGAGCCCCACGCTGGCCAATGGCATCGCGATCTACGGCGGCGCCGACACCACCGTCAGCGCCAACCTCGTGGCCGACCCGGTCCGCGAGGGCAGCGCCCTGCACGTCGGCTCCCGCTTCGGAGCCGAACCCTTCACCGGCGGCCTGCGGATCGACGGCAACACCACCGTGCGGGCGGGGACGTACGAACTGAACTGGAACATCGGGCTCGGCGCGATCTGGTTCTACGCCCTGGACCGCAGCATCGACCAGGCCGACATCCAGGTCACCGGCAACTCCTTCCTCGACAGCACCTACAACGCCGTCATGCTGGTCAGCGACTGGCCGGTGAAGGACAAGGTCCGCATCGAGAACGTCCACTTCAAGGACGTCCGGGTCGACGGCACCGGCACCTCCGTGGTCAGCGCCCGGGTGGCCGGCTCGGCGAGCTTCGAGAACGTCGACGCCCGGGGCGTGGGGGCCGTCGGCGTCAACAACTGCGGCTCCTTCAACTTCCCCGCCACCGGATCGGAGTTCACCCTCGTCGACCGCGGCGGCAACGACGGCGGCGGTACGACGGGACCCTGGCTGGCCGGCTGGGAACTCCCCAACACCATCACCTGCGACGACCGCCCGCCGGTCGTCGCCCCGCCGGCGCCGAGCCCCTGGTAG